In one window of Anaerobacillus alkaliphilus DNA:
- the galE gene encoding UDP-glucose 4-epimerase GalE, whose protein sequence is MAILVTGGAGYIGSHTALFLREKGEEVIILDNLQKGHAKAVLDATFYKGDLSNESILDEIFTKHTIDSVVHFAANSLVGESVEKPLEYYENNVLGSYTLVKKMVEHGVKKIVFSSTAATYGEPKSIPILEDDPTVPTNPYGETKLAIEKMLKWSDQAYGLKSVCLRYFNAAGADPSGRLGEDHEPETHLIPIVLQVALGKRDSIKIFGDDYPTGDGSCVRDYIHVMDLAEAHYLALKKLETTKESGIYNLGNGKGFSVKEVIEVCRKITKKDIPAVIVPRRPGDPAVLIASSNKAQQQLGWFPRYADLEEIITHAWNWHQTNPNGYSEEK, encoded by the coding sequence ATGGCTATTTTGGTAACTGGTGGTGCTGGGTATATTGGAAGTCATACGGCACTTTTTCTCCGTGAAAAAGGAGAAGAGGTGATCATTTTAGACAATCTTCAAAAAGGTCATGCAAAAGCTGTTTTAGACGCAACCTTTTATAAAGGTGACCTTAGTAATGAAAGCATACTAGATGAAATTTTTACCAAACATACAATTGATAGTGTTGTACATTTTGCAGCAAATTCTTTAGTAGGAGAAAGCGTGGAAAAACCATTAGAATACTATGAAAATAATGTGTTGGGTTCGTATACTCTTGTGAAGAAGATGGTAGAGCACGGGGTGAAAAAAATCGTATTCTCATCTACCGCGGCGACTTATGGTGAACCTAAGTCAATCCCTATCTTAGAAGATGACCCGACTGTACCGACAAACCCATATGGTGAAACGAAATTAGCGATTGAAAAAATGTTGAAATGGTCAGATCAGGCTTACGGACTAAAGTCAGTTTGCTTACGTTACTTTAATGCCGCAGGTGCTGATCCAAGTGGGAGATTAGGAGAAGATCACGAACCTGAGACACATTTGATCCCAATTGTACTTCAAGTAGCTCTTGGCAAAAGAGATAGTATCAAGATATTTGGTGATGACTATCCAACCGGTGATGGAAGTTGCGTTCGAGATTATATCCATGTCATGGATTTAGCCGAAGCCCATTATCTAGCACTTAAAAAGCTAGAAACTACCAAAGAGAGTGGGATCTATAATTTAGGTAATGGCAAAGGATTTTCAGTGAAAGAAGTCATCGAAGTTTGCAGAAAAATTACAAAAAAAGATATACCAGCCGTCATAGTCCCAAGAAGACCAGGAGACCCTGCTGTTCTAATCGCTTCATCAAATAAAGCTCAACAACAACTTGGGTGGTTTCCTCGATATGCAGATTTAGAAGAAATCATTACGCACGCATGGAACTGGCACCAAACCAATCCAAATGGTTATAGCGAGGAGAAATAA
- a CDS encoding Beta-galactosidase C-terminal domain: MSVISKESWLRPAIQADLLDGVRAQIRTDGKHEFVFLMNFSSEKQWFVLNEDYIDMLNGVTVSGRIELQLHGVCVLKKEVSFK; the protein is encoded by the coding sequence TTGTCAGTTATTAGTAAGGAGTCATGGCTAAGACCAGCCATTCAGGCAGATTTGCTGGATGGAGTGAGAGCTCAAATAAGAACTGACGGAAAACATGAGTTTGTTTTCTTAATGAATTTTAGTTCTGAGAAACAGTGGTTTGTTCTGAACGAGGATTATATTGATATGCTTAATGGTGTGACGGTTTCTGGGCGTATAGAGCTTCAGCTACATGGAGTGTGTGTGTTGAAAAAGGAAGTTTCCTTCAAATAA
- a CDS encoding YdcF family protein has protein sequence MNTPFDCITDFIFVETEITPANAILIPGANHPPLMERAISLYNEGFAPYLLPSGGYNPHVGTTEWEYLQNIALEHGVPSEVIIKEDQAQHTLENARFSLEVLEKASIQHQKVIIVCKAIHSRRALLCYQAVFPKETEFLVVPVIDRYELTKENWFLSEVGISRVMTEVEKIGKYFRTHIPNWVQQSAMKG, from the coding sequence ATGAATACTCCCTTTGATTGTATTACTGATTTTATTTTTGTTGAAACTGAAATCACTCCTGCTAATGCTATCTTAATTCCGGGTGCGAATCACCCACCATTAATGGAACGAGCTATTTCTTTATACAACGAAGGTTTCGCACCATACTTACTCCCTTCAGGTGGCTATAACCCACACGTTGGGACGACAGAATGGGAGTACTTGCAAAACATCGCACTAGAACATGGCGTGCCTAGCGAGGTAATTATTAAAGAGGACCAAGCTCAGCATACATTGGAGAATGCGCGTTTCTCCTTAGAAGTTTTAGAGAAAGCTAGTATTCAACATCAAAAGGTAATCATTGTCTGTAAAGCGATCCACTCTAGAAGAGCATTATTGTGTTATCAAGCCGTATTTCCAAAGGAAACAGAGTTTTTGGTTGTTCCTGTTATTGATCGGTATGAACTAACGAAGGAGAACTGGTTCTTATCTGAAGTGGGAATAAGTCGGGTGATGACAGAAGTTGAGAAAATTGGAAAATATTTTAGGACCCATATACCCAATTGGGTTCAGCAGTCAGCTATGAAAGGATGA
- a CDS encoding class I SAM-dependent methyltransferase — MEPLYDHIGVTYDTTRKADPEITRRLRNHLQVSNRSRILDLACGTGNYTVALEETGLQMTGIDLSKEMIKKAEEKSDSVTWEIANVKKLPFDQKSFDGLTCTLAAHHFDELLTPFQEAYRVLDKGRFVLFTSTPEQMNNYWLKEYFPEAIEKSAQQMPCLREVEDALKTAGFRIVGYETFLIQPDLVDFFLYSGKYEPKMYLIEDVRKGISTFANIASKEEIKEGCIRLKRDIESKKIDEVTSKYSSSLGDYVFVVAEKK; from the coding sequence TTGGAACCTTTATACGACCACATTGGTGTAACATATGATACTACTCGGAAAGCTGACCCTGAAATTACTAGACGTTTACGAAATCATTTACAAGTGTCTAATCGAAGTAGAATACTTGATCTTGCTTGTGGAACAGGAAATTACACGGTTGCTTTAGAAGAGACAGGTCTACAGATGACAGGTATCGATCTATCTAAAGAAATGATTAAGAAAGCAGAAGAAAAATCAGATTCAGTTACATGGGAAATAGCGAATGTAAAAAAGCTTCCATTTGACCAAAAAAGTTTCGATGGGCTGACTTGTACGTTAGCGGCTCATCACTTTGATGAGCTGTTGACACCTTTTCAGGAAGCTTATCGAGTACTTGATAAAGGGAGGTTTGTACTATTCACCTCAACACCAGAACAGATGAACAATTATTGGTTGAAGGAATACTTTCCAGAGGCAATTGAAAAGTCGGCGCAGCAAATGCCTTGCTTACGAGAGGTCGAGGATGCATTAAAAACAGCTGGGTTTAGAATTGTAGGCTATGAAACTTTCTTGATACAACCAGATTTAGTCGATTTTTTTCTATACAGCGGGAAGTATGAACCAAAGATGTATTTGATTGAAGACGTCCGCAAGGGTATTTCTACTTTTGCAAACATAGCTTCAAAGGAAGAAATAAAAGAAGGGTGTATTAGATTAAAACGCGACATTGAGTCGAAAAAGATTGATGAAGTAACCAGTAAATATAGTAGTAGTTTAGGTGATTATGTATTTGTGGTTGCGGAGAAAAAGTGA
- a CDS encoding ABC transporter ATP-binding protein produces the protein MIRRFFSYYKPHKKLFIIDFVCAVFVGLLELGFPLAVAWFIDSLLPEGNWSTITAVSAGLLTLYLLSSSMQFVVNYWGHKLGINIETDMRRELFNHVHRQSFKFFDNTKTGHIMSRVTNDLMDIGELAHHGPEDLFIAIMTFIGAFWIMLTINVKLALVAIIVVPFLVWLISYSNIKMNRAWTAMYGNIADVNARVEDSVSGARVVQSFTNEAFEKERFNTNNQFFRSSKLKAYKVMSWNLSGIYITTRMMTLVILVYGAWLSFTGELSYGELVAFILYVNVLFKPIDKISALLELYPKGMAGFKRFTELMDQEPDIKNRPDAIEVPELNGNIAFHNVTFGYEENRRILDDLSFSIQAGQTVAFVGPSGAGKTTICSLIPRFYDVVEGSVTIDGIDIRNMTKESLRSNIGIVQQDVFLFTGTLRENIAYGKLDATDEEIEEATRRAHLSDLIASLPDGYNTQIGERGLKLSGGQKQRLSIARMFLKNPRILILDEATSALDTETESIIQEALTELAKDRTTLIIAHRLATIRNADRILVVNEDGIAEDGTHAELLANENGIFTKLHAHQHASIY, from the coding sequence ATGATTAGACGTTTTTTCAGTTATTATAAGCCACATAAAAAGTTGTTTATCATTGATTTTGTGTGCGCAGTTTTCGTTGGTTTATTAGAGCTTGGGTTTCCTCTAGCGGTTGCTTGGTTCATAGATAGTTTGCTACCAGAAGGAAACTGGAGTACCATAACCGCTGTCAGTGCCGGATTACTTACTCTCTATCTATTAAGCTCAAGTATGCAGTTTGTCGTAAACTACTGGGGCCATAAGCTAGGGATTAATATTGAAACAGATATGAGAAGAGAATTGTTCAATCATGTTCACCGACAGTCGTTCAAGTTCTTCGATAATACGAAAACTGGACACATCATGAGCCGAGTAACAAATGACCTAATGGATATTGGCGAGCTTGCTCACCATGGTCCTGAGGATCTATTCATTGCGATCATGACCTTTATCGGAGCATTTTGGATTATGCTGACGATCAATGTGAAACTTGCACTCGTTGCGATTATCGTCGTACCGTTTCTCGTCTGGTTAATTTCTTACTCCAATATTAAAATGAACAGAGCTTGGACTGCGATGTATGGAAATATAGCGGATGTAAACGCAAGGGTTGAAGATAGCGTATCAGGCGCTCGCGTTGTTCAATCTTTTACAAATGAAGCATTTGAAAAAGAACGCTTTAACACAAACAATCAATTTTTCCGCTCTTCGAAACTTAAAGCCTATAAAGTTATGAGTTGGAATTTATCTGGTATTTATATTACGACTCGAATGATGACACTGGTTATTTTAGTGTACGGAGCATGGTTAAGCTTCACCGGAGAGTTGTCTTATGGAGAATTAGTTGCTTTTATTCTTTATGTAAATGTGTTATTTAAACCAATTGATAAGATTAGTGCTTTACTAGAGTTGTATCCAAAAGGCATGGCTGGATTTAAACGATTTACTGAGCTTATGGATCAAGAGCCTGATATTAAGAACCGTCCGGATGCGATCGAAGTACCTGAACTTAACGGAAATATTGCCTTTCATAATGTGACTTTTGGCTATGAAGAAAATAGACGCATTCTGGATGACCTAAGCTTTTCCATTCAAGCTGGGCAAACTGTCGCCTTTGTTGGTCCATCAGGTGCTGGGAAAACGACGATCTGCTCGCTGATCCCTCGTTTTTATGACGTTGTCGAAGGTTCTGTTACCATAGATGGAATTGACATACGCAATATGACAAAGGAATCACTTCGTTCAAATATCGGAATTGTCCAACAAGACGTGTTCCTTTTTACTGGTACATTACGAGAAAACATTGCTTATGGAAAATTAGATGCAACAGATGAAGAAATTGAAGAGGCAACAAGACGGGCTCACCTTTCTGACCTAATCGCCTCTTTACCAGACGGGTATAATACCCAAATTGGAGAACGAGGACTAAAGCTATCTGGCGGACAAAAGCAACGTCTGTCAATTGCCCGCATGTTCCTGAAAAACCCACGCATCCTGATTTTAGATGAAGCAACATCTGCTTTAGATACAGAAACAGAGTCAATTATTCAAGAAGCATTAACCGAACTTGCCAAAGACCGTACAACACTCATCATCGCACATCGACTAGCAACGATCCGTAATGCTGACAGAATTCTCGTCGTAAACGAAGATGGAATTGCTGAAGATGGTACACACGCAGAACTTCTTGCTAATGAGAATGGAATTTTTACAAAACTGCATGCACATCAACATGCATCGATTTATTAA
- a CDS encoding ATP-binding protein — protein sequence MDVLRHVSTFRLCNMDEYDIVIGKLESVIQSLYPEKPIYLTMVAVLEALNNSIEHGKFPITARVEQNETNKELHIEIIDSGQGFPVPEKIRVINTKGVDRLLEEKLFSTRGRGILIMYKTVKSVSFNASGNKVLLVASL from the coding sequence ATGGATGTATTAAGGCATGTATCTACCTTTCGGTTATGTAACATGGATGAATATGATATAGTCATAGGGAAGTTGGAAAGTGTTATTCAATCACTTTATCCAGAAAAACCTATCTATCTTACAATGGTTGCTGTGTTAGAAGCACTAAACAACTCCATAGAACATGGTAAGTTCCCAATAACTGCTAGAGTAGAGCAAAATGAAACAAATAAAGAGTTGCATATAGAGATCATAGACAGTGGACAGGGATTTCCAGTACCTGAAAAAATAAGAGTGATTAATACTAAAGGTGTTGACCGTTTATTAGAGGAAAAACTTTTCTCTACTAGAGGTAGAGGTATCTTAATTATGTATAAGACTGTTAAATCTGTTTCATTTAATGCTAGTGGGAACAAGGTTTTGCTCGTTGCTTCACTGTAA
- a CDS encoding SpoIIE family protein phosphatase, translating to MDVKILDGLPCGYVALNDSGTIQSINQPLVDRLGYTKDELHQKHFDVLLSPSARLFYQLYFFPMMRVQEKIEEMYISLLTNDGVELPVLLNANRKNKGDTFLNECIVIPMSKRNEFEDELIQARKDAEMAFEEKNKANEALEVKQRELLILLNKNKLYQEKIETELQLAKKIQEVSLTLPIHNEEISITTFYKPSSELSGDIFGIYNINDFQYGVIIIDVMGHGISSALVSLSLRSLFQTLISKGESVETVIKELDHYLNTLFENNSDIRHYATGIHLHINTEKREIEFINAGHPPVVIIDNEEINYLHSTSPPIGLLDDLEFKASKVSYTNTSRLFLYTDGITDLVPIKELSSVLKDCNDEQPAVLKNILSNLIQEKEKNFSESDDQSFMIIDLL from the coding sequence ATGGATGTAAAGATACTAGATGGTCTGCCATGTGGCTATGTCGCGCTTAATGACAGTGGAACGATCCAATCAATTAATCAACCATTAGTTGATCGATTAGGTTATACCAAAGACGAACTACATCAAAAACATTTTGATGTCCTGCTTTCACCTTCTGCTCGACTTTTTTACCAGTTATACTTTTTCCCGATGATGAGAGTACAAGAGAAAATTGAAGAAATGTACATCTCACTTCTTACTAACGATGGCGTTGAATTGCCAGTGTTACTTAATGCTAATAGAAAAAATAAAGGCGACACTTTTTTAAACGAATGTATCGTAATCCCAATGTCTAAGCGAAATGAATTTGAAGATGAATTAATTCAAGCGAGAAAAGATGCCGAAATGGCTTTTGAAGAAAAAAACAAGGCAAATGAGGCATTAGAAGTAAAACAACGGGAGTTATTAATTCTGCTAAACAAGAACAAACTATATCAAGAGAAAATCGAAACCGAACTTCAATTAGCAAAGAAAATCCAAGAAGTTTCATTAACCCTTCCCATACATAACGAAGAAATTAGTATCACAACATTTTATAAGCCTTCTAGTGAGTTATCTGGGGATATATTTGGTATATATAACATCAATGATTTTCAATATGGAGTGATTATCATTGATGTGATGGGACACGGAATTTCTTCCGCATTAGTGTCACTTTCTTTAAGATCGTTGTTTCAAACACTTATTTCAAAAGGCGAGTCTGTAGAAACAGTCATCAAGGAATTAGACCACTATCTTAATACCCTTTTTGAAAATAACAGTGATATCAGACATTATGCGACTGGCATTCACTTACATATAAATACAGAAAAAAGAGAAATTGAATTTATTAACGCAGGGCATCCTCCCGTAGTAATTATTGATAATGAAGAAATAAATTACTTACATTCAACTTCTCCTCCGATTGGTTTATTAGATGATTTAGAGTTTAAAGCAAGCAAAGTTTCCTATACAAATACCTCTAGACTATTCTTATATACCGATGGAATTACTGATTTAGTTCCGATTAAGGAGTTATCTTCTGTCTTAAAAGATTGTAACGATGAACAACCAGCGGTATTAAAAAACATCCTTTCTAATTTAATTCAAGAAAAAGAAAAAAACTTCAGCGAGTCTGATGACCAATCTTTTATGATTATAGATTTGTTGTAA
- a CDS encoding alpha/beta fold hydrolase, whose product MIDIMRRNHVQVSGNGPQTIMFGAGFGCDQKMWRYVAPHFEENYQVVLFDSVGMGNSDVTLYDAKKYSKLDSYAKDVLEIMEALNLNNTIFVGHSVSSMIGILASIKEPERFSHLVLVGPSPCYINELPDYVGGFDKEALEGLFDLMDKNYIGWANYLAPVVMKNVDRPELTKELEDSFCSTDPVIARNFAKTTFFSDNRKDLPRVTVPSLILQCKDDSVAPIEVGEYVHRHLPNSSLMYMEATGHSPHMSHPEETIELIEQYLQRNGLTK is encoded by the coding sequence ATGATTGATATTATGAGAAGAAATCATGTACAAGTTAGTGGAAATGGTCCACAAACGATCATGTTTGGGGCTGGATTCGGTTGCGACCAAAAAATGTGGCGCTATGTTGCCCCGCATTTTGAAGAAAATTATCAGGTCGTGTTATTTGATTCTGTAGGTATGGGAAATTCGGATGTAACGCTATATGATGCTAAAAAATATAGTAAGCTTGATAGCTATGCAAAAGATGTTTTGGAGATAATGGAAGCTCTTAATCTAAACAACACAATCTTTGTTGGTCATTCGGTGAGTAGTATGATAGGTATCCTAGCATCTATCAAGGAGCCAGAACGTTTTTCACATTTAGTGTTGGTCGGACCTTCTCCTTGTTATATAAATGAGCTACCAGACTATGTGGGCGGCTTTGATAAAGAGGCACTAGAAGGCCTATTTGATCTTATGGATAAAAATTATATCGGATGGGCGAACTATTTAGCACCTGTGGTTATGAAGAATGTGGACCGACCAGAGTTAACAAAAGAACTAGAAGATAGCTTCTGTTCCACGGATCCTGTTATAGCTAGAAATTTTGCAAAAACGACTTTTTTCTCTGATAACCGTAAAGACCTCCCAAGAGTAACGGTTCCATCCCTTATATTACAATGTAAGGATGATTCGGTTGCACCGATAGAAGTAGGGGAGTATGTTCATCGTCATCTACCAAACAGTTCCCTTATGTACATGGAGGCAACAGGACATAGCCCCCATATGAGTCATCCCGAAGAGACGATTGAGTTGATAGAACAGTATCTTCAAAGAAATGGATTAACTAAATAA
- a CDS encoding CBO0543 family protein produces the protein MLQLRKKSIFSSYFLIVTTITGLGLLPFAIIKRPLKDWIIVYIVSIIENYFADYFLVSKGYLKYKRKIFPRIKVHLPFDFVHYPLMLLFYNQWTLNSKPIGLILKLIPIVVPQIIIETIAAKYTKLITWKKGWNWYHSFISVVIKMLLCRSIIAIIRMMNKGKLTL, from the coding sequence GTGCTTCAATTGCGTAAAAAATCAATCTTTTCTTCATATTTTCTTATAGTGACAACTATTACCGGATTGGGATTATTACCCTTTGCAATTATCAAACGACCACTAAAGGATTGGATCATTGTTTACATAGTTAGCATCATAGAGAATTATTTTGCAGACTACTTCTTAGTCTCAAAAGGTTATTTAAAATACAAAAGAAAAATTTTTCCGCGTATAAAAGTGCATTTGCCGTTTGACTTTGTGCATTACCCTCTGATGTTGCTTTTTTATAATCAATGGACATTAAATAGTAAGCCAATAGGTTTAATCTTAAAATTAATCCCAATTGTAGTTCCGCAGATTATTATTGAGACGATTGCAGCCAAATACACAAAACTGATTACTTGGAAAAAAGGATGGAATTGGTATCATTCGTTTATAAGTGTCGTGATAAAGATGTTACTTTGTCGAAGTATCATTGCTATCATCCGAATGATGAACAAAGGAAAGTTGACTTTGTAA
- a CDS encoding DUF2306 domain-containing protein: MGKKVGFSIILILSFVLAVSAIVRYFILDPVEGNAIIISEGLEMFKMENQLWNIALYIHIITAALPLVIGPFLFIKKWRNRHLQLHRNFGKIYVITILISSIVGIYLSFYAHGGFLAKLGFFGLSLAWLYTTFKAYKYIRNKQQAMHEEWMYRSFAVTFAALTFRVWTALVGYSLDNFTAGYVAAIWLSWVGNLVAVELWIRFKHRKKTKISGNVSV; this comes from the coding sequence ATGGGTAAGAAAGTTGGTTTTTCTATTATTCTAATATTATCATTTGTTTTAGCAGTTTCGGCAATTGTTCGTTATTTCATATTAGATCCAGTCGAAGGAAATGCAATTATTATCAGTGAAGGACTGGAAATGTTTAAAATGGAAAACCAACTCTGGAACATCGCACTGTACATTCATATCATCACAGCTGCCTTACCATTGGTTATCGGCCCGTTTTTGTTCATCAAGAAGTGGCGGAATCGCCATTTACAGCTTCATCGAAATTTCGGAAAAATTTATGTCATTACGATACTTATAAGTTCAATTGTAGGAATTTATTTATCTTTTTATGCCCATGGTGGTTTTTTAGCAAAGCTAGGTTTTTTTGGTTTGAGTCTAGCTTGGCTTTATACGACGTTTAAAGCCTATAAGTATATTCGAAACAAGCAACAAGCAATGCACGAGGAATGGATGTACCGAAGCTTTGCTGTAACATTTGCAGCGCTTACGTTTCGAGTGTGGACAGCGCTTGTAGGGTATTCATTAGATAACTTTACAGCAGGTTATGTAGCAGCCATTTGGTTGAGTTGGGTTGGAAATCTAGTTGCGGTTGAATTATGGATCCGCTTTAAACATCGAAAAAAAACTAAGATATCTGGTAATGTTAGCGTATAA